CACGTCCTCGACCTTGACCGTGCGGCCCTGGGTCTTCTCCAGTGCGACCGTGATGGTCTCGGCGGCCCGGGCGGCGGACGTGCCGCGGGCGCTGCCGGTCAGCAGGGTGTCCTCGGTGCCGGCCGGGTTCACGACCAGCGCGGCGTAGATCTTCTGGTCCTTGATCTGCTGGGCGGCGGTGTCGGCGTCCGGCGCGGTGACGGCCTTGACGGCGTCGTCCGGCACCGAGTCCAGCGCCTGGACCAGCTTGGGGGAGACCTGGGGCGGAGCGACCACCGCGATCGACAGGTTGTGCGGGGTCGGGTGGTGCAGCGCCCCGACGTACGAGGTGATGAAGCCGATCTGGAGCAGCAGCACGGCGATCACCAGCAGCGCCGCGCGCGGCGTGACCGCTCCCTTCAGTTCGGCGACGAAACCCTGCCCCGGGGCGGCCATCCACATCTCCTTGCGTATCGGGTGAATACGGATACAACGGATACTTCGAGAAACCAATACTTCATATCATGAAGTAGTTGCCCTGTCGCATCCCGCCGGGCCCATGCGCCGCTTTCCGGCCGTCCCCGCTGCGGGATACTGGCGCGGTGAGTGCGGAGAGTGACGAAGAAGCCCTGCTGGCGGTGGAGCGCGAGGTCGCGCTGATGTTCCGGCGCGGCCGGGCCAGGGTCGCCGAGCTGTCCCGGCGGGTGCACCCGGAGCTGGAGGGGATGGCGTACAGCATGCTCGGCTACATCGAGCAGGCCGGGCGGGTGCGGGTGACGGACGTCGGCCTGCACTTCGCGGTGGGCAAGGCCACGGTGAGCCGGCAGATCCGGGCGCTGGAGGAGCTGGGCCTGGTGGCTCGGGAGGCGGATCCGCTGGACCGGCGGGCCGCGTTCGTCTCGCTGACCGAGGACGGGCGACGGCGCTACCTGACGGCCAGGGATGTCCGGATGCGGCGGGTGCGCGAGGTCCTGGGCGGCTGGTCGCAGGAGGACGTGGTCCGCTTCGCGGAGCTGCTGCACCGCTTCAACGACGTCATCGGGGAGCCCTCGGCGGAGTGACCGGGGAGGCTGGGGCGGTGTGACGGGCGAGCCCGGCGGGGCCCGTGTGGTGCGGGTTCCGGCCGGGCTTTACTTCGGCTTGAAGAAAGTTGCCTTAGTCAACCATCTGGGCTTATGGTTGCCTAAGGCAACCAAGTGTGAGGATCCGGATGACTGTGACCACCGAGGCCGCGAACGGCGCAGCCGCCGCCGTCGACGACCGACCCATGACCCACCGGCAGGTGATGGAGGCGCTGTCCGGCCTGCTGCTCGGCCTCTTCGTGGCCGTGCTCTCGTCGACGGTCGTCTCCAACGCGCTGCCGCACATCCTCACCGACCTGCACGGCGGCCAGTCCGCCTACACGTGGGTGATCACCGCGACGCTGCTCACCCTCACCGCCTCCACCCCGATCTGGGGCAAGCTCTCCGACCTCGCCAGCAAGAAGCTGCTGCTGCAGATCGCCCTCGCGATCTACATCGCCTCCTCCGCGCTGGCCGGCCTCTCCCAGAACACCGGCGAGCTGATCGCCTGCCGCGCCCTCCAGGGCATCGGCGCAGGCGGTGTCACCGCGCTCGCCCAGATCTGCCTGGCCGCGATGGTCCCGCCGCGCGAGCGTGGCCGGTACAGCGGCTACTTCGGCGCGGTCTTCGCGCTGGCCACCATCGGTGGGCCGCTGATCGGCGGTGTCATCGTGGACACCTCGTGGCTGGGCTGGCGCTGGTGCTTCTACGTCGGCATCCCGTTCGCGCTCGCCGCGATCCTCGTGGTGCAGCGCACCCTCAAACTGCCGGTGGTCAGGCGCACGGTCCGGATCGACTACCTCGGCGCGCTGGCCATCACCGGCGCCGTCAGCCTGCTGATGATCTGGATCACGCTGGCCGGCAAGAACTACGCCTGGCTGTCCTGGCAGACCGCGGCCATGGTCGGCGGCGGCCTGCTGCTCGGCGCGCTCGCCGTGGTGATCGAGCGCCGCGCCGCCGAGCCGATCATCCCGCCGGACCTGTTCAGGTACCGCACCGTCGCCCTGGCCGCGCTGGCCAGCGTGCTGGTCGGCGTCGGGATGTACGGCGCGACCACCTTCCTCAGCCAGTACTTCCAGCTGGCCCGCGCCAAGTCCCCGACCATGGCGGGCCTGATGACCCTGCCGATGATCCTCGGCCTGGCGCTCGCCTCCACCGTCGCCGGCCGGCTGATCACCCGGTACGGCAAGTGGAAGGCCTACCTGGTCTGCGGCACGCTGCTCCTCGCGATCGGCTTCGGCCTGCTCGGCACCGCCCGCGCCGACACCGACTACGGGCTGCTCTCGGTCTACATGGCGATCACCGGCATCGGCCTCGGCCTGACCATGCAGAACCTGGTGCTCGCGGTGCAGAACACCGTGCCCCGGAACGAACTGGGCGCCGCCAGCTCGGTCGTCACGTTCTTCCGCACCATGGGCGGCGCGATGGGCGTCTCCGCGCTGGGCGCGCTGATGACGAACAAGGTCGGCCACTACCTGGCGGAGAACCTGGCCGCCGCGCACATCCCGGCCGGGCGCGCGGTCGCCGGCGGCGGCATCCCGGACCTGCACAAGCTGCCCGCCCAGGTCGTCCCGCTGGTGACGGACGCGTTCGGGCACGGCGTCGGCATGGTCTTCCTGTGCGCCGCGCCGTTCGCACTGCTGGCCTTCGTCACCGTGCTGTTCATCCGGGAGACCGCGCTGAAGACCGACCAGCAGGGCTGACGCGGGGATCGCGGGGACATGCGAACGGGCCGGGAGAGGTGATCCTCTCCCGGCCCGTTCCGTGCTTGCGCGCCGTCACTGTCCGGCGATCAGCACCAGCCCGTAGACGACGGCCGCGGCGCAGACGCCGAAGCAGGCGTACGCGCCGGCCAGTGCCAGCCGGCCGCTGCCGGCGGCCGGGGCCGCCTCGCCCTGGCGGGCGGTCAGCGCGGACTCGCGGCGGGACAGGGCCAGGATGCCGAGCGCGAAGACCGCGACCACGGCGACGGTGATGCCGAAGCTGAAACCGGCGGTCTGGGCCAGGGCGTTCCACTTGATGTGCATGGTGTGTGCTCCTCAGCCGTCGGCGCTCAGGCCGCGACCGTGGTCGAGGCGGGGGTGGGGGTGGCGGCCGGGCCCAGGTCGACGGGGATGGTCGCCTCCACCGCGGTGACGTCGTTGACGTTGTCCGCGTCGACGGGCTGGCGGCGGGAGATCATCCACATCGCGCCCGAGCCGGTGACCAGGGCGGCGCCGACCAGCACCACGCCCCAGGTGCCCTGCTGGGCCAGCAGCGCCGCGCCGCCGGAGACCAGGGCCGCGGCCGGCAGGGTCAGGCCCCAGGTGTAGACCATGCGGCGGACCAGGCTCCAGCGCAGCTCCGCCTTCGGGCCGCCGAGGCCGGCGCCCATGATGCCGCCGGAGCAGACCTGCGTGGTGGAGAGGCCGAAGCCCATGTGCGACGAGGTGAGGATGACGGTCGCGGCCGCCGACTCGGAGGCGAAGCCCTGCGGCGCCTGGATGTCCGCCAGGCCCTTGCCCATCGAGCGGATGATCCGCCAGCCGCCCATGTAGGTGCCGAGCGCGATCGCGGCGCCCGCGGAGACGATCACCCAGGTGGGGGGCAGCGCGCCCTTCGGCAGGGCGCCGACCGAGACCAGGGTCAGGGTGATGATGCCCATCGTCTTCTGGGCGTCGTTGGTGCCGTGCGCGAGCGAGATCAGCGAGGACGAGAAGACCTGACCGGTCTTGAAGCCCTTGGTGGTGGCCGCGTCGTTGCCCTTGCGGGTGATCGCGTAGGCCAGCTTGGTGGCGCCCCAGGAGGCCAGGCCGGCGACGAACGGGGAGGCGATCGCCGGGATCAGGATCTTGGTGACCACGGTGTCGAAGTTGACGCCGTGCATGCCGACGCCCACGACGGTGGCGCCGATCAGGCCGCCGTACAGCGCGTGCGAGGAGCTGGACGGCAGACCGCGCAGCCAGGTCAGCAGGTTCCACAGGATCGCGCCGACCAGGGCGGCGAAGATGATCTCGGGGTGGAGGCCCGTCTTCTCGTTGACGATGCCGCCGGAGATGGTGGTGGCGACCTTCACGGACAGGAACGCGCCCGCGAAGTTGAGGACGGCCGCGATGGCGACCGCGACCTTCGGCCGGAGGGCTCCCGTCGCGATGGAGGTGGCCATCGCGTTGGCGGTGTCGTGGAACCCGTTGGTGAAGTCGAAGGCGAGCGCCGTGATGATCACAACGGCCACCAGGAACGAGATGTGTTCCATACCCAAACAATCGTCGTAGTTGTCGCACGGACGTTGGTGTCGTTCGCGACCGTAGGCAGGTTTGGTAAACGGAAGGTGAACTGGGCCGGGAATCGTGGTTCTGACGGTGTCGTGACAGTAGCCGAAAGCTTTCGCAGGAGTGAAGTAGGCCGCACTGAGCTGGGCATTGGCGAGGAACGTCCCGGTTCGGTGCGGTTTGGTGTGACCCGTCTCACAGGCGAGCCCAAGAGATGAACGCAGAATTCATCTTCCGGCGCTGGTGCGCTCTGTTTCCGACGGGTAACCCATGGGAGGATCGCCCAGGATCCGGGGAGCCCGGGACAGGGCAGGGCGGGGAGGACGAACCCATGGGCGGGGCCAGACAGCGCACCGAGACGGCAGACGTACGACCGTGGGTGCGCGCCGCCCTCCGATGCGGAGCCGTCCTCGCGGCCGCCGCGCTGGCGCTCCCGCTCGCCACCCAGGCCGCGTACGCCGCCCCCGACCCCGGCAGGCCGGGTGTCACCGCGCCCACCGCGACCCCCGGCGACGACCCGCTCGCCGCCGCCAAGGCCACCCTCGGTCCGCTCCTCGACCAGCTGCACAACCTGTACCAGAGCGCCGAGGCCGCCACCGAGCAGTACAACGCCGCCGTCGCCAAGGTCGCCGAGCAGCAGGCCGCGCTGACCGACCTCCAGGGCCGGCTGGACCGCCAGCAGAAGCAGGTCGACGCCGGCACCGACGTCGCCTCCCAGCTCGCCGCCGCCCAGTACCGCAACGGCGCCACCTCCGCCTACGCCGAACTGCTGCTCTCCAAGGATCCGTACGAGGCCGTCACCATCGCCGAACTGCTCGCCGCCGCCAGCCGCTCGCAGTCCGAGTTCCTTGACCGGCTCAAGAGCGACCGCGACGCGCTCGCCGGGCTGAAGAAGCAGACCGAGGACGCCCTCAACACCTCCCGGACGCTGGTCGCCCAGCAGGAGGCCGCCAAGGCCAAGGTCGCCACCGACCTCGCCGCCGTCGAGCAGCTGGTCTCCTCGCTCACCGGCGCCCAGCGCGCCGAACTGGAGAAGCTGGAGAAGGCGAAGGCCGACGAGGCCCAGCTCGCCCTCCTCGCCTCCGGTGCCCTCGGCAAGGGCGAGCGCACCCCCTCGCTGGCCGGCCGCGCCGCCGTCTCGTTCGCGCTCGCCCAGCTCAACAAGCCCTACCTGTGGGGTGGCATCGGCCCGGACGCCTACGACTGCTCCGGCCTCACCTCGCAGGCCTGGCTGCACGCCGGGAAGCCGATCCCGCGCACCAGCCAGGAGCAGTGGGCGGAGCTCCAGCACATCCCGCTGAACCAGATCCGCCCCGGCGACCTCGTCATCTACTTCCAGGGCGCCACGCACGTCGCGATGTACATCGGCGGCGGGCTGATCGTCCAGGCTCCCCGGCCGGGTGCCGTGATCAAGGTCTCGCCGATCGGCTCGATGCCGATCCTCGGGGCCGTCCGGCCCGACCCGTCCGGGGCGGCCGACGAGGCCGGCGGCGCCTGGAAGGTGCCCGACCTGCCGACCGGCTGGGACACCGTCACCCCGATCGCCCCGACGCCGGCCGAGCAGCGGCCGCCCGTCCCGGCCAACGGCGCGCCGACCGCCCCCGGCACGCCGGCCCCGACCCCGGGCACACCGTCGACCACGCCGGGGACGCCGTCCGGCACCGGCACGCCGTCGGGCACCGGCACGCCGTCCGGCACGGGCTCGCCCAGCGGGACGGGTTCGCCGAGCGGGACGGGTTCGCCGTCGACCACGCCGTCCGGCACCGGCACGCCGACGCCCGGCGGGACGGGCACCTCGACCGCGACCCAGACGCCCACCGGCACGCCCACCCCGACCGGCACCGGCACCCCGGCCAAGACCGGGACCGTCTCGCCCACCGCGACGGGTACGGGCTCCGCGAGCGCCTCGGCGCCGGGCAGCCCCACGGCGACGCTCCCGCTCATCGGCGGTCTGCTGCCCTGACGCTGTACGCGAAGGCCGCCCGACGTCCGGTGACGTGGGGCGGCCTTCGTGCTGTCCGGGGCGCGGTGCCCGATCAGGAGTGCGCGTGCGCGGGGGCGGCGCCGCTGTCCGGCTCGAAGCGGACGACGATCGCCTTCGACGTGGGCGTGTTGCTGATGTCGGCGGTGGAGTCGAGCGGGACGAGCACGTTCGTCTCGGGGTAGTACGCCGCCGCGCCGCCGCGGGCCACCGGGTAGTGGACCACCTTGAAGTGCGGGGCGCGGCGCTCGGCGCCGTCCTTCCACTCGCTCACCAGGTCGACGTACGCACCCTCGGCCAGGCCCAGTTCGGCGGCGTCGGCCGGGTTGACCAGGACCACCCGGCGGCCGCCCTTGATGCCGCGGTAGCGGTCGTCGAGGCCGTAGATCGTGGTGTTGTACTGGTCGTGCGAGCGCAGCGTCTGGAGCAGCAGGCGGCCCGACGGGACCTCGGGGGCGGTCAGCGGGTTGACGGTGAAGTTCGCCTTGCCGGTCGCGGTGGGGAAGGTGCGGGAGTCGCGCGGGCCGTGCGGGAGGGTGAAGCCGCCGGGGCGGCGCACCTTCTGGTTGTAGTCCTCGAAGCCCGGGACGACCCGGGCGATCCGGTCCCGCAGGGTGTCGTACTCGGCGGCGAAGTCCTCCCACGGCACGCTGTCCTCGGCGCCGAGGGTGGTGCGGGCGAGGCGGCAGATGATCGCGACCTCGGAGAGCAGGCCGGGTGCCGGCGGCAGGCCGCCGCGGGAGGAGTGGACCTGGCCCATCGAGTCCTCGACGCTGACGAACTGGGCGCCGTGGCTGGTGACGTCCCGGTCGGTACGGCCGAGGGTGGGCAGGATCAGCGCCCGCGCGCCGGTGATCACGTGCGAGCGGTTGAGCTTGGTGGAGACGTGCACGCTCAGCCGGCAGCGGCGCATCGCGGCCTCGGTGACGTCGGTGTCCGGGGTGGCCGCGACGAAGTTGCCGCCCATCGCGAAGAACACCTTGACCCTGCCGTCACGCATCGCGCGGATGGTGTCCACCGAGTCGAGGCCGTGCGCGCGCGGCGGTTCGAAGCCGAACTCCTTGCCCAGCGCGTCGAGGAAGGCCTTGCTCGGCCGCTCGAAGATGCCCATCGTCCGGTCGCCCTGGACGTTGCTGTGCCCGCGCACCGGGCAGACCCCGGCGCCGGGGCGGCCGACGTTGCCGCGCAGCAGCAGGAAGTTGACCACCTCGCGGATGGTGGGGACGGCGTGCTTGTGCTGGGTGAGGCCCATCGCCCAGCAGACGATGATCTTCTTGGAGGCCAGCACCAGGCGGCCGAGCTCCTCGATCTGCTCCCACGGCAGGCCGGTCGCGGCGAGGACCGCGTCCCGGTCGGTCTCGCGGACCTGGGCCTCGAACTCCTCGAAGCCGTGGCAGTGCTCGGCGACGAACGCGCGGTCGACGCCGTCCTGCTCCAGGACGATCCGGTTCAGCGCGCGGAAGAGCGCCAGGTCACCGCCGAGGCGGATCTGCAGGAACAGGTCGGTCAGCTTGGTGCCGTGGCCGACCAGGCCGCGGGCGTGCTGCGGGTTCTTGAACCGTTCCAGGCCCGCCTCCGGCAGCGGGTTGACGCTGACGATCGTGGCGCCGGCCCGCTTGGCGCGCTCCAGCGCCGAGAGCATCCGGGGGTGGTTGGTGCCGGGGTTCTGGCCGGCCACGATGATCAGGTCGGCCTGGTAGAGGTCCTTCAGGCTCACGCTGCCCTTGCCGACGCCGAGCGTCTCGGTCAGCGCCGAACCGGACGACTCGTGGCACATGTTGGAGCAGTCCGGCAGGTTGTTGGTGCCGAGCCGGCGGGCGAACAGCTGGTAGGCGAAGGCGGCCTCGTTGCTGGTCCGGCCCGAGGTGTAGAAGGCGGCGCCGTCCGGGGTGTCCAGGGCCCGCAGCTCCTCGGCGATCAGCGCGAAGGCGTCGTCCCAGGAGATCGGCGCGTAGTGGGTGGCGCCCTCGTCGAGCAGCATCGGCTGGGTGAGCCGGCCCTGCTGGCCGAGCCAGTAGCCGGAGCGGTCGGCCAGCTCGGCGACGGGGTGCGCGGCGAAGAAGTCGGCGTGGATCCGGCGCTCGGTGGCCTCCTCGGCGACGGCCTTGGCGCCGTTCTCGCAGAACTCGGCGGTGTGCGTCCGGTCCGGTTCCGGCCAAGCGCAGCCGGGGCAGTCGAAGCCGTTCGGCTGGTTCACCTTGAGCAGGGTGGCCATCGTCCGGCGGGCGCCCATCTGCTCGGCGGCCATCCGCAGGCTGTGCCCGACCGCGGGCAGCCCGGCCGCCGCGTGCTGGGGCGCGGACACCTCGGGGGCGTCCTGCACCGGATCGCTCTGCGGGGCCTGCTTGGCCATGACTGCGCTCCTCGGCTCTGTTCGTCGAACCCGCCGCACCGTCGCGGGGGCTCGCCCCCATCCTTCCACCTGGGGGAAAGGAGGGGGAGGGCCGCCCGTGCACGAGGCGGCGGCAAGGGGCGGCCGGGCACGCCCCGCCCGGAGCCGCGATTGTTCACCCGCCGGCCCGCCCCCGCCGCTATCGTGACCCCGCCGGCGGTGCACGCCGGGCGAACACCGGGCGCACCCGGTGGACTTGGGGGAAGGCATGCGGGCGGGTGACGTACTCGACGGCCGCTACCGGCTGGAGGAGACGCTCGGCCGGGGCGGGTTCGGCGTGGTCTGGCGGGCCACCGACCTGCGGCTCGTCCGGAACGTCGCGGTCAAGGTGCTGCTGGAGGAGCACGCGGCCGACGGGGAGGCGGTCGGCCGGTTCATCCGCGAGGCCCGGACGGCCGGCGGCCTCGCCAGCCCGCACATCGTCACCGTGCACGACTTCGGCCGGGTGCCGACCCCGTCCGGGGAGACCCACTACCTGGTCATGGAGCTGGTCCGGGGCCGCTCGCTCGCCGACCTCCTCAAGGACGGCGTCCCGAGCTCGGAGGACGCCCTGCGGTGGACGCGCCACGTGTGCCGGGCGCTGGACGCCGCGCACCGCTGCGGCGTCGTCCACCGCGATATCAAGCCCGAGAACGTCATGATCGCGGAGGACACCGGCAAGGCCAAGGTGCTGGACTTCGGCATCGCGCGCCTGCTCACCCAGTCCGCCGTGCTCACCTCGACCGGCAACGTGGTCGGCACCGTGCCCTACCTGGCCCCCGAGTGCTGGTCCGGCGCCGGCGCGGACAGCCGGGCCGACCTCTACGCGCTCGGGGTCATGCTGTACGAACTCTGCACCGGCCGGAGGCCGTTCCGCGCCGCGTCGGCCGCCGAGTACATGTACAAGCACCTGGAGGAGACCCCGGCCGGGGTCCGCACCGCCGACCCGGCCCTGGGCGAGCTGATCGCCGAACTGCTCGCCAAGAACCCCGCCGACCGGCCCGCCGACGCCGCCGAGGTGCACCGCCGGCTGCGCGCCGTCCGGCCCGGCGTGCTCGACCACGACGACCCCAGCCCGGAGCAGCTGCGCCGGCGCGCCGACCAGGCCTGGCGGCTCGGCGCGGACGGTGCGCCCGGGCAGGCCGTCGCCGTGCTGCCGGGGATCATCCGCGACCTCGCGCGGATCTGCGGCCCGGCCGACCTCCGAACCCTGCGCACCTGCCACGACCTGGCGATCTGGCTGGCCCGGGACGGCAGCCGGGGCGCCGCCGTGGCATTGCTGCGCGAGCTGGTCCCGGTCCTCGCCGACGCCCCGGACGCCCGTGCCGACGCGCTGCGCGACCTCGACCACTGGCACCGCGAGATCTCCCGCGGGGGCCCGGGCGCCGTGCCAGCCGTCGAGGGCCGTCCGCTAAGCCTCGCGGGTCTGCTCGGCGGCGGCCCGCAGAGCGGCTGAGGCGCCCTCGGCGATCGGGTCGCCGTGCCCGAACACGGCCGTGGTGACGGGCAGTTCGGCCAGCCTGTGGAAGGAGTCGAGGGCCCGGGCCGGGTCGGTGTGGAACACCCCGGGCATGGTCCGCCCGCCGACGTTGGCGACGGTGTCCCCGGTGAACAGCACCCCGGGCCCGGGCAGGTGCAGCGCGATGCTGCCGTCGGTGTGGCCGGGCACGTGGACGACCACCGCACCGCCGCCGAGGTCCAGCACGTCGCCGTCCTCGACCTCGCGGTGCACCGGGCACGGCTCGGCCGGCGGCATCGGCGGCAGGCCGTCCCAGATCTCCTGCTCGAACGGGCTCAGCATCGGCGGCTGCGGCTCCTGCTCGCCGCGGATCACCGGCGCGTCCAGCCGGTGCGCGACCACCTCGGCGTCCCAGCGCCGCGCGAGCTCCGCGGCCGACCCGGTGTGGTCGGGGTGGTGGTGCGTCAGCACGACGTACCGCAGCGCCGCCGGATCCAGCCCGGCCGCCCGGATCCCCTCCTCGATACCGTCCGCCGACCCGGCGATCCCGGTGTCGACCAGCGTCAGCCCGTCCTCGTCCCGCCACAGGTAGGCGGTCCCGAAGTCCAGTGCGATCATGTACAACTCGGTTCGTACCCGCGTGATCTCCATGCCCGGATCCTGCGCCCGCCACCACGCGTCGCACGCCCGTGTTCGCCCTGAGCGTGCCCGTGTTCGCCTCCGGCGAAGGGGAGTCAACCGTGTGGGCCGCCGATTCGGCGGTTCTTCCGACGGGAGGATTTGAGAGGAACTCGCCCATCGGGACTCCCTGGTTCGCCGGTCGGGGCCGTTGATATATCTCGTTGCCGGACTCGGGACCGGTGAGCGGCCGGCCCGGTGAGCTGCGACGAAATGGTGGTGACGGATCGATGAAGCTCCTCCGTGTCGGACCCCCGGGTGCCGAGCGCCCGGTCGTGCTGGGCCGGGACGGCACCGCGTACGACCTGTCCGGGCGGGCCCGGGACATCGACGGGGCCTTCCTGGCCGGACTGGACGCCGCCGAGCTGGCGCGGGACGTGGCCGCGGGCGTGCTGCCGGTGGTGGACCTCGCCGGCGGGGTCAGGGTCGGCTCTCCGGTGGCCCGGCCGGGCAAGGTGGTCGGGATCGGGCTCAACTACCGCGACCACGCGGTCGAGGCCGGGGCCGCGATCCCGGACGAGCCGGTGATCTTCCTCAAGCCGAGCTGCACCGTGGTCGGCCCGTACGACGAGGTGCTGGTGCCGCGCGGCGGCGAGAAGACCGACTACGAGGCCGAGTTGGCGGTCGTGATCGGGCGGACGGCCCGCTACCTGGCCGGGCACGCGGAGGCCGCCGAGGTGATCGCGGGCTACACGATCGCCAACGACGTCACCGAGCGGGCCTTCCAGTTCGAGCGGGGCGGCCAGTGGGACAAGGGCAAGTCGGCGGAGACCTTCACGCCGCTCGGACCCTGGCTGGTCACCGCCGACGAGGTGGCGGACCCGCAGCGGCTGCCGCTGCGGCTCTGGGTCAACGGCGAGCTGCGGCAGGACGGCAACACCGGGCAGATGATCTTCCCGGTGCTCGAACTCGTCCGCTACGCCAGCCAGTTCATGGTGCTGGAGCCCGGTGACGTGGTCATCACCGGCACCCCGGCCGGCGTCACCCTGGGGCGCCCCGGTACGCCGTTCCTCACTTCGGGTGACATCGTCGAGATCGAGATCGACGGTCTCGGCCGCCAGCGCCAGGTGCTCGGCAAGGCGTGAGCGCACGCCACCCGGCCCCGGGCACGGGGGTCGGGAGGCTCACCCCGCCGGCTCAGCGCACCGACAGGACGCCCCGCAGCCGCTCCGCCCGCAGCGCGTCCGGGCCGTCCAGCGCGAGCAGCGCGGCCAGCACCTCCGCCGTCTGCGGATCGTGCAGGGCGGTCGCCGCCGCCATCGCCGTGAACTGGTCCACCAGCCAGTCGCGCAGCTCGGCCACCGCCAGCGTGCGCCCCTCGTCCAGCCAGCTCAGCGACGCGCCCTCGACCACCGCTATCCACGACCGCACCAGCAGGGTCAGCCGCGGGCCCGCCTCCCGGACGCCCAGGTGACGCAGCGTGCGCCGCAGCGCCGCCCGCCGGACGTCGTCGACGATCGCCGAGGTGCGGGCCGTCTCCACCACCGAACCGCCGCGCAGCAGCGCCGAGTAGCCGGCGTCGTGCTCGGCGACGAACGCGAAGTAGCCGTCCAGGACGGCCGCCAGCTGCTCGGACGGCGTCCCGGTGAGCGGGACGGCGAACCGGCTGGTCAGCTCGTCCGCGGCGGTGCGCAGCGCGGCCTCGTAGAGCTGCTGCTTGCCGCCCGCGAAGTAGCGGTAGACCAGCGGCCGGGAGGCCCCGGCGGCCTCGGCGACGTCGTCCAGGCTCACCTCCTCCGGCGGCCGGGCGGCGAACAACTCCAGTGCCACCGCGATGAGTTGCTCGCGCCGCTGCTGCACCGGGAGCCGCCGGTAGCCGGCGCGGCGGGGGCGGAGGTCGGGGTCGGCCGGGGCGTTCGCCGGGACGGCTGCGGTGGGGCGGGCTTCCATGGCGGCCAGCGTAATGGGCGTCGGCCCGATCGGATCCTGTCGGGCGTGGTTCCGCCCGAACGGATGTTTGCGGCGCGCGCAGGGGGCTCAACCGGGTTCGTGCCCACCGGCCGTGCAGGATCAGGGGCTTGCAAAAGGCCCATGCCGCGAAATGATGTCCGAATGGTTGAAGAACTGATCACCTCCGACGGCACCACCCCGCGCCGTATCGCCGACGGGTACGTCCGTGCCCTCGCCGAGCTCGACCCGCTGACCGCGGTCTATCTGGGACTCAACCCCGAGGACGACCGGCTGCCCGACCTCTCGCCGGCCGGCGCGGAGGCGATCGCCGACCTCGCCCGCCGCACGTTGGCGCAACTCGCCGAGGCGGAGCGGGCCGGAGCGGCTGCGGAAGAGGCCGAGCGCCGCTGCGCCCGGCTGCTGCGCGAGCGGCTGACCGCCGAAC
The nucleotide sequence above comes from Streptomyces kaniharaensis. Encoded proteins:
- a CDS encoding MarR family winged helix-turn-helix transcriptional regulator, whose protein sequence is MSAESDEEALLAVEREVALMFRRGRARVAELSRRVHPELEGMAYSMLGYIEQAGRVRVTDVGLHFAVGKATVSRQIRALEELGLVAREADPLDRRAAFVSLTEDGRRRYLTARDVRMRRVREVLGGWSQEDVVRFAELLHRFNDVIGEPSAE
- a CDS encoding MDR family MFS transporter, which produces MTVTTEAANGAAAAVDDRPMTHRQVMEALSGLLLGLFVAVLSSTVVSNALPHILTDLHGGQSAYTWVITATLLTLTASTPIWGKLSDLASKKLLLQIALAIYIASSALAGLSQNTGELIACRALQGIGAGGVTALAQICLAAMVPPRERGRYSGYFGAVFALATIGGPLIGGVIVDTSWLGWRWCFYVGIPFALAAILVVQRTLKLPVVRRTVRIDYLGALAITGAVSLLMIWITLAGKNYAWLSWQTAAMVGGGLLLGALAVVIERRAAEPIIPPDLFRYRTVALAALASVLVGVGMYGATTFLSQYFQLARAKSPTMAGLMTLPMILGLALASTVAGRLITRYGKWKAYLVCGTLLLAIGFGLLGTARADTDYGLLSVYMAITGIGLGLTMQNLVLAVQNTVPRNELGAASSVVTFFRTMGGAMGVSALGALMTNKVGHYLAENLAAAHIPAGRAVAGGGIPDLHKLPAQVVPLVTDAFGHGVGMVFLCAAPFALLAFVTVLFIRETALKTDQQG
- a CDS encoding inorganic phosphate transporter; this translates as MEHISFLVAVVIITALAFDFTNGFHDTANAMATSIATGALRPKVAVAIAAVLNFAGAFLSVKVATTISGGIVNEKTGLHPEIIFAALVGAILWNLLTWLRGLPSSSSHALYGGLIGATVVGVGMHGVNFDTVVTKILIPAIASPFVAGLASWGATKLAYAITRKGNDAATTKGFKTGQVFSSSLISLAHGTNDAQKTMGIITLTLVSVGALPKGALPPTWVIVSAGAAIALGTYMGGWRIIRSMGKGLADIQAPQGFASESAAATVILTSSHMGFGLSTTQVCSGGIMGAGLGGPKAELRWSLVRRMVYTWGLTLPAAALVSGGAALLAQQGTWGVVLVGAALVTGSGAMWMISRRQPVDADNVNDVTAVEATIPVDLGPAATPTPASTTVAA
- a CDS encoding NlpC/P60 family protein, which produces MGGARQRTETADVRPWVRAALRCGAVLAAAALALPLATQAAYAAPDPGRPGVTAPTATPGDDPLAAAKATLGPLLDQLHNLYQSAEAATEQYNAAVAKVAEQQAALTDLQGRLDRQQKQVDAGTDVASQLAAAQYRNGATSAYAELLLSKDPYEAVTIAELLAAASRSQSEFLDRLKSDRDALAGLKKQTEDALNTSRTLVAQQEAAKAKVATDLAAVEQLVSSLTGAQRAELEKLEKAKADEAQLALLASGALGKGERTPSLAGRAAVSFALAQLNKPYLWGGIGPDAYDCSGLTSQAWLHAGKPIPRTSQEQWAELQHIPLNQIRPGDLVIYFQGATHVAMYIGGGLIVQAPRPGAVIKVSPIGSMPILGAVRPDPSGAADEAGGAWKVPDLPTGWDTVTPIAPTPAEQRPPVPANGAPTAPGTPAPTPGTPSTTPGTPSGTGTPSGTGTPSGTGSPSGTGSPSGTGSPSTTPSGTGTPTPGGTGTSTATQTPTGTPTPTGTGTPAKTGTVSPTATGTGSASASAPGSPTATLPLIGGLLP
- a CDS encoding FdhF/YdeP family oxidoreductase, translated to MAKQAPQSDPVQDAPEVSAPQHAAAGLPAVGHSLRMAAEQMGARRTMATLLKVNQPNGFDCPGCAWPEPDRTHTAEFCENGAKAVAEEATERRIHADFFAAHPVAELADRSGYWLGQQGRLTQPMLLDEGATHYAPISWDDAFALIAEELRALDTPDGAAFYTSGRTSNEAAFAYQLFARRLGTNNLPDCSNMCHESSGSALTETLGVGKGSVSLKDLYQADLIIVAGQNPGTNHPRMLSALERAKRAGATIVSVNPLPEAGLERFKNPQHARGLVGHGTKLTDLFLQIRLGGDLALFRALNRIVLEQDGVDRAFVAEHCHGFEEFEAQVRETDRDAVLAATGLPWEQIEELGRLVLASKKIIVCWAMGLTQHKHAVPTIREVVNFLLLRGNVGRPGAGVCPVRGHSNVQGDRTMGIFERPSKAFLDALGKEFGFEPPRAHGLDSVDTIRAMRDGRVKVFFAMGGNFVAATPDTDVTEAAMRRCRLSVHVSTKLNRSHVITGARALILPTLGRTDRDVTSHGAQFVSVEDSMGQVHSSRGGLPPAPGLLSEVAIICRLARTTLGAEDSVPWEDFAAEYDTLRDRIARVVPGFEDYNQKVRRPGGFTLPHGPRDSRTFPTATGKANFTVNPLTAPEVPSGRLLLQTLRSHDQYNTTIYGLDDRYRGIKGGRRVVLVNPADAAELGLAEGAYVDLVSEWKDGAERRAPHFKVVHYPVARGGAAAYYPETNVLVPLDSTADISNTPTSKAIVVRFEPDSGAAPAHAHS